A single region of the Vicia villosa cultivar HV-30 ecotype Madison, WI linkage group LG4, Vvil1.0, whole genome shotgun sequence genome encodes:
- the LOC131597570 gene encoding uncharacterized protein LOC131597570 has protein sequence MKNEIAKVTNFQEGQLPFKYLGVPVTGKKLPIRHYMSLIDRGFEGSCKAPVAWKKVCTPKSYGGPNIIDLDLWNKTNMIRLLWDINGKADSLWVRWIQAYYLKNKHRMEIEIKPHYSWIMKAVLDQRNCVNDINDWEDIMNTNNFNISKVYKKLQLSDQKVEWRNLMYGNTARPRACFIIWLACHGRLSTKDSLYKFGLIDNKGCCFCLIEEFADHLFFECPHTRKI, from the exons ATGAAGAATGAGATTGCCAAAGTTACAAATTTCCAAGAAGGGCAGTTGCCCTTCAAATATCTGGGGGTGCCTGTCACCGGAAAAAAATTACCTATTCGTCATTACATGTCGTTGATAGATC GTGGTTTCGAAGGTAGCTGTAAGGCACCGGTAGCATGGAAAAAGGTTTGTACTCCTAAAAGCTATGGGGGTCCGAATATAATTGATCTTGACCTTTGGAACAAGACCAATATGATTAGACTTCTTTGGGATATAAATGGCAAAGCAGATTCTCTCTGGGTAAGATGGATTCAAGCATACTACTTGAAGAACAAACACCGAATGGAAATAGAGATCAAACCGCATTACTCTTGGATCATGAAGGCGGTCCTCGATCAAAGAAACTGTgtcaatgatattaatgattgGGAGGATATCATGAATACTAATAACTTCAATATAAGCAAAGTCTATAAGAAGTTACAACTGAGCGATCAGAAGGTGGAATGGAGGAACTTGATGTATGGTAACACGGCGAGACCGCGAGCTTGTTTTATTATTTGGCTTGCCTGTCATGGAAGACTATCCACCAAGGACAGTTTATATAAATTTGGTTTGATTGATAATAAAGGTTGCTGCTTTTGCCTCATAGAGGAATTCGCCGATCATCTCTTTTTTGAATGTCCTCACACTAGGAAAATTTAG